In one window of Camelus dromedarius isolate mCamDro1 chromosome 7, mCamDro1.pat, whole genome shotgun sequence DNA:
- the LOC105085214 gene encoding GTPase IMAP family member 7, with the protein MAALQNNTLRIVLVGKTGSGKSATANTILGRKEFKSKVSAHAVTKRCQTASRTWKGREILVVDTPGLFDTKDSLNTTCREISQCVLCSCPGPHAIILVLQLGRHTDEEQKTVELIKAVFGDSAMKHMIILFTRKDDLEDQSLSDFIADVDGKLKSLIQECGDRYCAFSNSCKTAQAEKEAQVQELVELIEKMVQSNDGTYFSDAIYRETEERLRKEEEDLKKITDQFETRINVIEKDTNISQEEKDEKLKMLKMKYNEQMKKKREKAERSILEEVIKAVKNVLSKIWEKFWK; encoded by the coding sequence ATGGCTGCCCTCCAGAACAACACTCTGAGGATTGTGCTGGTGGGGAAGACCGGCAGTGGGAAAAGTGCCACAGCAAATACCATCCTCGGGAGAAAAGAATTCAAATCTAAGGTTTCTGCCCACGCTGTCACCAAGAGATGTCAGACAGCTTCCCGGACATGGAAGGGGAGAGAAATTCTTGTTGTTGACACCCCAGGGCTCTTTGACACCAAGGACAGCCTGAACACCACCTGCAGGGAAATCAGCCAATGTGTCCTCTGTTCCTGCCCCGGGCCTCACGCCATCATCCTGGTTCTTCAGTTGGGCCGCCACACGGATGAAGAGCAGAAAACCGTGGAGTTGATCAAGGCCGTGTTTGGAGACTCAGCCATGAAGCACATGATAATCTTGTTCACGCGCAAAGATGATCTGGAGGACCAGAGCCTAAGCGACTTTATAGCAGATGTGGATGGGAAGCTAAAGAGCCTCATTCAGGAGTGTGGAGACCGCTACTGTGCCTTCAGTAACAGCTGCAAAACAGCCCAGGCTGAGAAGGAGGcccaggtgcaggagctggtggAGCTGATAGAGAAAATGGTGCAGAGCAACGACGGGACCTACTTTTCTGACGCCATATACAGGGAGACAGAGGAAAGgctgagaaaggaggaagaagaccTGAAGAAAATCACTGATCAATTCGAAACAAGAATTAATGTAATAGAAAAGGACACCAATATATCACAGgaagaaaaggatgaaaaattaaAGATGCTAAAAATGAAGTATAAtgagcaaatgaaaaagaaaagagaaaaagctgaGAGAAGTATATTAGAAGAAGTTATCAAGGCAGTTAAAAATGTGCTTTCAAAAATATGGGAAAAGTTTTGGAagtaa